A single genomic interval of uncultured Sphaerochaeta sp. harbors:
- a CDS encoding FadR/GntR family transcriptional regulator — translation MKTTVRTKKTLAEQTADRLTETIMNAEFKTGQQLPSEFQLAEKLDVGRGTIREAIKILISRHVVEIKRGTGTFVAERPGQVEDPLGLAFIKDKKKLSMDLYEMRLMIEPQIASLAARRVTKEGMMKIEASLLAIEANIARGLPWTDEDIAFHETIAQASGNQLASTLIPIIHSAVKIFAYLYGKPLTETTIATHREILDAIRAKNPERAEIAMRKHLQRNRVYAEHLRETTGDNA, via the coding sequence ATGAAAACAACTGTCCGTACCAAGAAAACCCTGGCAGAGCAGACTGCTGATCGTTTGACAGAAACCATCATGAATGCTGAGTTCAAGACAGGGCAGCAGCTGCCCAGTGAATTCCAGCTTGCAGAAAAACTGGATGTTGGTAGGGGTACCATCAGGGAAGCGATCAAAATCCTGATATCCAGGCATGTTGTTGAGATCAAGCGGGGAACCGGTACGTTTGTAGCCGAAAGGCCGGGTCAGGTCGAGGACCCGCTAGGTCTGGCTTTCATCAAGGACAAGAAGAAACTGTCTATGGACCTGTATGAGATGCGCCTTATGATCGAACCCCAGATTGCTTCTCTCGCTGCCAGACGTGTAACCAAGGAAGGGATGATGAAGATTGAGGCATCCTTGCTGGCAATAGAGGCGAATATTGCAAGAGGGTTGCCTTGGACAGATGAAGATATCGCTTTTCATGAAACGATAGCACAGGCATCAGGCAATCAATTGGCATCAACGCTTATTCCGATCATCCATTCTGCTGTCAAAATCTTCGCTTACTTGTATGGAAAACCTCTCACCGAGACAACCATTGCAACACACCGTGAAATCTTGGACGCCATCAGGGCCAAGAATCCCGAACGTGCTGAGATTGCCATGAGAAAACACCTACAACGAAATAGAGTCTACGCTGAACACCTTAGAGAGACTACAGGAGACAATGCATGA
- a CDS encoding NAD(P)/FAD-dependent oxidoreductase: protein MRENTYDILIIGGGVIGSSVARELSRYHLRIGVLEKELDVACGNSCRNTGMLHAGFTYKPGSLKAECAVEGNREFDQVAKELDIPFKRTGKVVVGFSDEDRQNILKFKRIGELNGVRGLEMIDKARLNQIDNSAGGEFALYSPDSGILNPMLYTIALAENAHQNGVDFFFDSEVKAIKRQGEYFQVSAGDSVFSSRWIVNCAGMHCVTISEMLGLHGHQVKGFKGEYYVLDKKAKEFMNIPVYPAPNAKGGFSTHATPTVDGNILVGPDSYITESPDDYACTRDHMQGLVKDGSAIFKHMKAEYFIRNFAGTRWKRIDPETGEVLDFLIETRDDHPGVVNLIGIESPGLTCALPIARRVVAKIQEKEVLEVNNDFNPYRKGIVRFAEQSKERQKELIATDPDYGEIICRCETVTRAEIVQAINNPLGAVTLTGIKNRTRACMGRCQGGYCETRITALIQEQCKVKEPEVMYQHKGSGMFIGKVREVLDGE from the coding sequence ATGAGGGAAAATACCTACGACATCCTTATCATAGGGGGTGGAGTCATCGGATCATCTGTTGCGAGGGAACTTTCCAGATACCATCTTAGGATTGGTGTACTTGAGAAAGAGCTCGATGTGGCGTGCGGCAATTCTTGCAGGAATACCGGTATGCTTCATGCGGGTTTCACGTACAAGCCTGGTTCCCTGAAAGCCGAGTGTGCGGTGGAAGGGAATCGTGAGTTTGACCAGGTGGCAAAGGAACTGGATATACCCTTCAAGCGTACTGGCAAAGTGGTGGTAGGCTTTAGTGATGAGGACAGGCAAAACATCCTCAAGTTCAAGAGAATCGGTGAGTTGAACGGGGTGCGAGGCCTGGAGATGATCGACAAGGCCAGGCTGAACCAGATCGATAACAGCGCTGGGGGAGAGTTTGCCCTATACAGCCCAGATTCTGGCATCCTTAATCCGATGTTGTACACCATAGCCCTCGCAGAGAATGCCCATCAGAACGGTGTGGACTTTTTCTTTGACAGTGAAGTCAAGGCAATCAAAAGGCAGGGGGAGTACTTTCAGGTCTCAGCTGGTGATTCGGTTTTCTCCAGCCGCTGGATTGTAAACTGCGCCGGGATGCATTGTGTAACCATTTCGGAAATGCTGGGCTTGCATGGTCACCAGGTGAAGGGCTTCAAGGGAGAGTATTATGTGTTGGACAAGAAAGCCAAGGAGTTCATGAATATCCCCGTCTATCCAGCACCCAATGCAAAAGGGGGCTTCTCCACCCACGCAACACCTACTGTCGACGGAAACATCTTGGTCGGCCCTGATTCCTATATCACCGAGAGCCCTGACGATTATGCTTGCACTCGCGATCATATGCAGGGTCTCGTAAAAGACGGGTCGGCGATATTCAAGCATATGAAGGCTGAGTATTTCATCAGGAATTTTGCCGGGACCCGTTGGAAAAGGATAGACCCTGAGACAGGTGAGGTTCTGGACTTCCTTATTGAGACCAGAGATGACCATCCAGGTGTGGTGAACCTGATCGGAATAGAGTCTCCCGGGCTTACCTGCGCCCTACCTATTGCCCGCCGGGTGGTGGCAAAGATACAGGAAAAGGAAGTACTGGAGGTAAACAATGATTTCAATCCATATCGCAAGGGAATTGTACGTTTTGCAGAACAGTCGAAAGAACGGCAGAAAGAACTCATAGCCACTGATCCTGACTATGGGGAAATCATATGTCGATGCGAAACTGTTACACGAGCTGAGATTGTCCAGGCGATCAACAATCCCCTTGGGGCGGTGACCTTGACGGGCATCAAGAACCGAACCCGGGCCTGCATGGGTAGATGCCAAGGGGGGTACTGTGAAACACGAATCACAGCCCTGATCCAGGAGCAGTGCAAAGTAAAAGAACCAGAGGTGATGTACCAACACAAGGGCTCTGGGATGTTCATCGGCAAGGTAAGGGAGGTCCTGGATGGAGAATAA